In Desulfonatronum thiosulfatophilum, a genomic segment contains:
- a CDS encoding histidine phosphatase family protein, whose protein sequence is MTQRTYFSLMRHAPTDWNKEKRIQGQIQTGIAPESRQTCLRWGEVLLEHQARWGEPGPMTRIVSSDLDRAVQTANLVNRALKLPLDKDAGLREQDWGQWSGRRIRDLRAEEGEEVRKQEALGWKFAPPGGESRVDVRGRAWRSLQRLAGEHPGEHILIVTHLGVLKCVMYSLLKMRFLPEEGDPLLPNAVHGLVLVGGENSSPSVENSRQCEYAMNGNERDGFNGRYRLQILALNQDVLGG, encoded by the coding sequence ATGACTCAAAGGACCTATTTCTCTTTAATGCGCCATGCTCCCACGGACTGGAACAAGGAGAAGCGGATTCAGGGGCAGATCCAGACCGGCATCGCTCCGGAATCCCGACAGACGTGTCTTCGCTGGGGCGAGGTCTTGCTGGAGCATCAGGCCCGCTGGGGAGAGCCGGGGCCGATGACCAGGATTGTCAGCAGCGATCTGGACCGGGCGGTGCAAACGGCGAATCTTGTGAACAGAGCCCTGAAGTTGCCATTGGATAAGGATGCCGGTCTCCGGGAACAGGACTGGGGGCAGTGGTCCGGGAGACGCATTCGAGATCTGCGGGCCGAGGAAGGGGAAGAGGTCCGCAAGCAGGAGGCGCTCGGTTGGAAGTTTGCCCCGCCCGGCGGCGAGTCCCGCGTGGATGTGCGCGGAAGGGCATGGCGGTCCCTGCAACGGCTGGCCGGGGAACATCCGGGTGAACATATCCTGATCGTGACCCATCTGGGCGTGCTGAAGTGCGTGATGTACAGTCTGCTGAAGATGCGATTTCTGCCTGAGGAGGGAGATCCGCTGTTGCCTAATGCCGTGCATGGACTTGTGCTGGTTGGCGGTGAGAACTCAAGTCCGTCTGTGGAGAACAGCAGGCAATGCGAATATGCGATGAATGGGAATGAGCGCGACGGCTTCAATGGCCGGTACCGGCTTCAAATATTGGCATTGAACCAAGATGTTTTGGGTGGATAA